The sequence GCGTATGCTTTTCTGGCAGCAGCCCTTGAGTTTGTTTCTAATAATCCCGTATCCAAATAGCGATCGCCTAGCTTTCGATAAATACTAGGATTTGTACTACCATTGTCCACTCGTGCTTCTAATACCCCAATCGCCTCTGTGAGCAAGTTTTTGGACATATATACCGCATCTAAGTCAATAGCTAGTTCATCGGCGGATAAATTCAGAGCTTGGATTTGCTCAACTACGCTTTTTATTTCTTGTGCTTCTTCTTCGGACAGTACAATAGCCACTGAGGAACTAGCACTAACAGGTTCATCTCCTTCGTTAGCAATCACATTAATCTTGTAAATACGCCCCCATTCCATAGCTGACTCAGATGATGGGTACTCTAAGTAGGTACTTTGAACTATCCTTGACCAGTTGACTCCAGATCCTTGTACCTGCACTATATAACTTGTCGCTCCTGGCACATCTAGCCAAGATAGTTTAGGGCGAGGATTGATAATTCTGCCCACATAAGGAGCAATCAGCGTCGGATTTCGTTTTTCTTCTGGCGCTCTTGTATCGTTACAATTACCTTGAGAGTTAAGAATACATATCTTGCGTGGTTGGGCTGCTGATTCTAAGCATACTTGAGACGCACGATTATTTTGCGTAACTTCTACAATCTTCCGGTTGTAGCATATAACTTTAACCATAGACCCTTTTACTGGTTTAATCATATCCTGTGGACAAATTTGACTTCCTGCCACTAAGCGAAAATCACTACCATTAATCACTCTTCCCACAGGATCGCTACACATACCCTTTGCTAATCTTGGCGGTTGTCCAGATACAATACTAGAGCTTGAGACAAGCAACAATAGACTAATTGATGTATTGGTTATGACTTTAGTGATGAACATTTTTTATATTTTTTAAGCATTTAAAGTTTTTCAATCAGACGATCTAGCAATTGTCCTCGCCAATTAAACACCTCTGGTAGATTAGATTCAGCTATCATACATACTTCCCAGTAAATTCTAGCTTGAGTAGTTTCGCCCAAACCATCCTGTACTTGGGCTAATAAACAATAAGTATCTGTTTTTGTCCCATTAATATCTATTGATTTTTGTAGGTACTTATTTGCTTCACTATAATTACTTTTTCCTAAATTAGCCCAACCTAAGTTCTTATATAATGTAGCTTGTATTTCTGTTTCTTTCGTTAGCTCTAATGCTTTGAGTGCCAATGCCTCAGCTTCATCATATTTTTTTGCTAAATTTTTTAACCGGGATAAATTATTCATAGGGGGAGGTAAATTTTGATTGAGTTCAATCGCTATATTATATTGTTCTTCCGCTAAGTCAAACTTTCCAAATTCATCATACATACTACCTAACTCATAATATAATATTCCTTGATTTGGATGAAGTTTTATTGCTTGTTTATAGTTCGCAGTAGCACATTTAATCTGCCTTAAATCTTGGCATAATAACGCTAAATTTAGATAAGCATTTACATCTTGAGGATTATATTTGATTGCTTTCTCTAAATACCTTTTAGCTAATTCTACATTGGTAAAGTTTCGTCCAGCTTTTCCGAAATAAAAACTGGAAATATTGTTACTGCTTTGAGGATGAATTTTTATAGCCCACTTGAAAAAGTGTTGGGCATTTTCGGTGTTGTTTTCTGCTTCTAACTTTTGTCCTTGAGCTACTAAGGCGTTAGCTATTCCTGGTAAGACAATTTTAAAAACTCCTAACCCTCCTAAAACTATTAATGTAAATACTGCACTAAGCATGAATGTTTTAGACCTAGTTACTCTCTGGATTTTACTTTGTAGCGGAATTTTTTTTAATCTCTGTAAAATTACTTCGCTGGTCTGTGGACGCTGCCCCGGAAAGGGAGCCATCATTTCATCCAGGAAATCAGCAAAGGGTTTCTCAATCTGCGGTGCATATTTTCTCCAAAGTAATTTTCCTGTATTTTTATCTACAGGCAATTTAATCATAGAAATGTCAGTAGTTAAATATACAAATGTTCTACCCAGAGCATAAAAATCTGATTGCGGGACTGCCTTGCCATTAATTTGCTCTAATGGTGTATATCCTGGTGATGCAATTGAAGTAATTTCATAGTTTCCCATTCTCGTGCTAGTTCCACCACTAGCACTTACTTTTGCTAAATAAGTATCAGTAATCCTACGTGCCGCCCCAAAATCCACTAATACTAGTTTTCCATTTGGTTGCACAATAATATTTGCTGGTTTAATATCTCTGTGGAAAAACTCCGTATGATGCACTACATCCAAAATTTCTACCAATTGCTTTAGCCAGTCTAATGCCAGATTTTGCGAAATCCGCCCATTTAATTCTATCCATTTTTGCAAGTTTTCTCCCTCAACTTTGTCCATTACTAAACATCGCAATTGGAGAGGAGGTTTACTAGGGACAAATGTAAAAAAATCATCTATAGTGCTTTTTGGCACACCAGGGTGATTTAATCGCCTTAAAGTTTTAGATTCTCGCTCGAACAATTCCACTATCTTAGGATTTCCCCATTTGAGAATTTTCATGATTCTCCGTCTGCGAACTCTATCCCACCTATGCCCATAGTCTTCTACTTCCCATACTTCAATGCGTACATACGGATCTTCCGTCAGTTCTCTCAACGGCTTAATTAACTGAATCCGTTCATTGATTAGCAAAGGAGTTCCACAATTCAGGCAATTTTCGGCATCATCTGGATTTTCTCTAGCTTCGCAAAGTGGGTTTATACAGTATTTCACATTTTCTATAAATCTTTTTGATGGTTCTAATTAATATTCCAGAAATAAACTGATCTGATGACCACATGTAATATAAATTGTTATATTGTTATATCCTCCTCTCTACAACCTCCGCAGATACTCCAGCTTTTTAGCGATCAACTATTTTCTTAGTTAGAAGTGCCTTACAGTGCGCTTCCAAGAATAGTATTTCAGGTATACGCAGCACAGCAAGAATTTAATTGTAGCAAATTTGACTGACATTACTTTTTTGTTTTAGTATTACTTTTTTAAAAAGGTAGCTTTATTTTCCCAAGTATAGTAATATTTATCTTAAATATTAGACCATTACACTCTCATCTCAACGAAAAACTCACTATTGGTGGCATGTGAAAATATCGCCCGCCTGTTCATGGCAACATAAGCAAAGATATGGATTCTCTAACTGGCAAGGGACTGAATTTGCAAAAGCTTTCTTCCTCCGTTTCTAAGCCATCTTCTCTACCAAGACAAGAAGATTTAGAAAACGTAAATTTTGACGAAGCTTTGGTGGTGGTCAATGACCTAATACTGACCGAACGGGGTAAAGGACTGTCTGAGGCTGAAATAATCGTAATGAAGGGGGCATGGAACAACCTTGACTACGAAGAAATTGCTAATCAATCTACTTATACCCTTAATTACTTACAACGAGTAGTGGGGGCTAGATTATGGGATACGCTATCCAAAACCATTGGAAATGGTGAACGTTTAACTAAGAAAAAACTACGATTTTTTTTAGAGCAGCTTGTCAAAAATAATACTACTCCTTCGCTGTCAAGCAATGAAGATAAATATTCTTCAAAAACTATAGAAATAGCTGGTCGGAACCTTCCCGATTTGTCTACTTTCTATGGACGCACTAAAGAATTAGGTTACTTAAAAGAATTAATAAATAAAGAGCGATGCGTTACGCTAATAGGGGTTGCAGGAATTGGTAAAAGCACATTAGCAGCCCAACTATTATCAGAACTTAGCACAAATACTCATCCCAATTTTGATTGTTTAATTTGGAAATCAGTAGCTCATGCACCATCATTCCAAGAATTACTTGCTGAATTAATAGATTTAATACAGCCTTTAGAAGCATCTTCTAGCAACTTACCCAAATATAGCCAGGGTATGGTTTCTGTACTTATCAAACACATGCAAACACGCCCGTGTTTGCTAGTACTTGATGAATACGATTTTTTGCTTAAAACAACTGATTTGAATCAGCGACTAGAGTACAGCTTATTCTTTCGCAGATTTATAGAAGAGTTAGACAAAAGTTGCTTATTGTTAACTAGCCGCTTTTTACCTGGTGAAATTGAAAACATGATAGAAGCTGAAA comes from Nodularia sp. NIES-3585 and encodes:
- a CDS encoding serine/threonine-protein kinase, with amino-acid sequence MKILKWGNPKIVELFERESKTLRRLNHPGVPKSTIDDFFTFVPSKPPLQLRCLVMDKVEGENLQKWIELNGRISQNLALDWLKQLVEILDVVHHTEFFHRDIKPANIIVQPNGKLVLVDFGAARRITDTYLAKVSASGGTSTRMGNYEITSIASPGYTPLEQINGKAVPQSDFYALGRTFVYLTTDISMIKLPVDKNTGKLLWRKYAPQIEKPFADFLDEMMAPFPGQRPQTSEVILQRLKKIPLQSKIQRVTRSKTFMLSAVFTLIVLGGLGVFKIVLPGIANALVAQGQKLEAENNTENAQHFFKWAIKIHPQSSNNISSFYFGKAGRNFTNVELAKRYLEKAIKYNPQDVNAYLNLALLCQDLRQIKCATANYKQAIKLHPNQGILYYELGSMYDEFGKFDLAEEQYNIAIELNQNLPPPMNNLSRLKNLAKKYDEAEALALKALELTKETEIQATLYKNLGWANLGKSNYSEANKYLQKSIDINGTKTDTYCLLAQVQDGLGETTQARIYWEVCMIAESNLPEVFNWRGQLLDRLIEKL
- a CDS encoding NACHT domain-containing protein, giving the protein MDSLTGKGLNLQKLSSSVSKPSSLPRQEDLENVNFDEALVVVNDLILTERGKGLSEAEIIVMKGAWNNLDYEEIANQSTYTLNYLQRVVGARLWDTLSKTIGNGERLTKKKLRFFLEQLVKNNTTPSLSSNEDKYSSKTIEIAGRNLPDLSTFYGRTKELGYLKELINKERCVTLIGVAGIGKSTLAAQLLSELSTNTHPNFDCLIWKSVAHAPSFQELLAELIDLIQPLEASSSNLPKYSQGMVSVLIKHMQTRPCLLVLDEYDFLLKTTDLNQRLEYSLFFRRFIEELDKSCLLLTSRFLPGEIENMIEAERPIKLLKLEGLDTDSAIKILSDKGVLVQENCNELIEIYRGNPSELKAVANRINYFFNGNLELFFKNKTTLVSSKFEIMLNETFGQLLNQFQREILIYIAEEIVLTSQPVNFSKLLNDIKQKSLLFTSTLETIKALEKLEIQSLIESSKDPKTNEIRFTLQPVIKKYMKLDPLGLVHTSNSSSKLAFAS